One window from the genome of Fodinicurvata sediminis DSM 21159 encodes:
- the cobT gene encoding nicotinate-nucleotide--dimethylbenzimidazole phosphoribosyltransferase has protein sequence MSDSQDENASLDEIRQLLPELPGPDMDAGTTALQHQTKLTKPAGSLGRLEELAVWLATWQGRGRPSMDRPRVAVFAGNHGITEHGVSAYPASVTEQMVQNFINGGAAVNQLAGNVGADLRVYEMALDQPTGDFTQGPAMNEEDCALALSYGMMSVEEGFDVMAVGEMGIGNTTAAAALCCALFGGEPSNWVGSGTGVDEAGLTRKAEVVTAGLAANEAEMTDPFEILRCLGGLELAAIAGAILACRMGRIPVVLDGFACTAAAAVLHAADSRTLDHCIVGHQSVEPGHARLLEILGKKPLMDLGMRLGEASGATLGIQVLQSAVACHIGMATFEEAGVSGPVGS, from the coding sequence ATGAGCGATTCCCAGGACGAAAACGCCAGTCTGGACGAGATCCGGCAGCTTCTGCCCGAACTTCCCGGTCCGGACATGGATGCAGGCACGACCGCCCTGCAGCATCAGACGAAGCTGACCAAGCCTGCAGGCTCGCTCGGCCGCCTGGAGGAGTTGGCCGTCTGGCTGGCCACCTGGCAGGGACGCGGCCGTCCTTCCATGGACCGGCCGCGCGTGGCGGTATTCGCTGGGAACCACGGTATAACGGAACATGGAGTCTCGGCCTATCCCGCCAGCGTGACCGAGCAGATGGTGCAGAACTTCATCAATGGCGGCGCTGCCGTGAACCAGTTGGCCGGAAATGTCGGCGCAGACCTTCGGGTCTATGAAATGGCCCTGGACCAACCCACTGGCGATTTCACGCAGGGCCCCGCCATGAACGAGGAGGACTGCGCGCTGGCGCTCTCCTACGGCATGATGTCGGTGGAAGAGGGCTTCGACGTGATGGCCGTCGGCGAGATGGGGATCGGCAACACCACCGCAGCGGCCGCGCTTTGCTGTGCGCTGTTCGGGGGCGAGCCTTCCAACTGGGTCGGCAGCGGCACCGGTGTGGATGAAGCCGGCCTGACGCGCAAGGCCGAGGTGGTTACAGCTGGCCTGGCCGCGAATGAAGCCGAGATGACGGATCCCTTCGAGATCCTGCGCTGCCTGGGCGGCCTGGAACTGGCCGCCATCGCCGGGGCTATCCTGGCGTGCCGCATGGGACGCATTCCCGTGGTTCTGGATGGCTTTGCCTGCACGGCCGCTGCCGCCGTGCTGCATGCAGCCGATTCGCGAACGCTGGATCACTGTATTGTCGGGCACCAGTCGGTCGAGCCCGGACATGCCCGCCTGCTGGAAATACTTGGCAAGAAGCCGCTGATGGACCTGGGCATGCGTCTGGGCGAGGCCTCGGGTGCCACGCTGGGCATCCAGGTCCTGCAGTCGGCCGTTGCCTGTCACATCGGCATGGCCACCTTCGAGGAGGCCGGCGTCAGCGGGCCGGTCGGAAGCTAA
- a CDS encoding histidine phosphatase family protein, with the protein MNKTTHWWWIRHAPVDSGGIIYGDNDVDCDCSDPRLFRQVAERLPRDAVWVTSHLRRTRQTAEAFASHAGLELAEPHVDPRLAEQGFGDWQGLTHDQLRQRDEFDWHRFWITPARTRPPGGESFADLMERVRYAMNDLLQEHAGKDIICVAHGGTIRAALGVALGLEPERALRFAVDNCSLTRMDHFSDTAEPPHDISAEDSWRVSLVNFPPQS; encoded by the coding sequence ATGAACAAGACGACGCACTGGTGGTGGATTCGCCATGCCCCGGTCGACAGCGGCGGCATCATCTATGGGGACAACGATGTGGATTGCGATTGCAGCGACCCACGACTTTTCCGGCAGGTCGCAGAGCGCTTGCCGCGCGATGCGGTCTGGGTGACCAGCCACCTGCGCCGCACTCGGCAGACTGCGGAAGCCTTCGCCAGTCATGCCGGACTGGAGCTGGCCGAGCCCCATGTCGATCCGCGCCTGGCCGAACAGGGCTTCGGAGACTGGCAAGGTCTGACCCATGACCAGCTGCGCCAACGCGACGAGTTCGACTGGCACCGATTCTGGATCACACCGGCACGGACTCGCCCGCCAGGCGGGGAGAGCTTTGCCGATTTGATGGAGCGGGTTCGTTATGCCATGAACGACCTGCTCCAGGAGCATGCCGGAAAGGACATCATCTGTGTGGCCCACGGCGGCACCATTCGCGCCGCCCTGGGGGTAGCACTTGGCCTGGAACCGGAACGCGCTCTTCGCTTTGCGGTTGATAATTGCTCTTTGACACGCATGGATCATTTTTCCGACACAGCGGAACCCCCACATGATATATCGGCGGAGGATTCCTGGCGCGTGTCACTGGTCAATTTTCCGCCTCAAAGTTGA
- a CDS encoding GFA family protein, whose product MNSTKSHEGHCFCGAVELLVSGEPEAMGYCHCESCRHWSAGPVNAFSLWKPEAVQVTRGEENTVTYQKTPQSHRKWCRTCGGHLLTEHPELDLTDVYPAILSEFPFSPGVHVHYQETVLRIRDGLPKFRDLPEEIGGSGISMAE is encoded by the coding sequence ATGAACAGCACCAAAAGCCATGAGGGACACTGCTTCTGTGGCGCCGTGGAACTGCTTGTCAGCGGTGAACCGGAGGCCATGGGTTACTGTCACTGCGAATCCTGCAGGCACTGGTCCGCCGGGCCGGTAAACGCCTTCTCCCTATGGAAACCGGAGGCCGTCCAGGTCACCAGGGGCGAGGAGAACACCGTCACCTATCAGAAAACACCGCAAAGCCATCGCAAATGGTGCAGAACCTGTGGTGGACACCTTCTCACTGAACACCCGGAACTCGACCTGACAGACGTCTATCCCGCGATTCTGTCCGAGTTTCCGTTCAGCCCGGGGGTTCACGTGCATTACCAGGAAACGGTCCTGCGGATACGGGACGGACTGCCGAAATTCCGGGACCTGCCCGAAGAGATCGGCGGATCCGGCATCAGTATGGCGGAATAG
- a CDS encoding Trm112 family protein translates to MNSPSDSPSTSAVDPKLLEILVCPLTKGPLEYDRERNELISRQAKLAYPIRDGIPIMLPDEARALDD, encoded by the coding sequence ATGAACAGCCCGTCCGACAGCCCATCGACCAGCGCCGTGGACCCCAAGCTGCTGGAAATCCTGGTTTGTCCCCTGACCAAGGGGCCGCTGGAATACGACCGCGAACGCAATGAACTGATCAGCCGTCAGGCCAAGCTGGCCTATCCGATTCGCGATGGCATTCCCATCATGCTGCCGGACGAGGCACGTGCCCTCGACGACTGA
- the trxA gene encoding thioredoxin, producing the protein MEPLIGLSSSGNGSQEQAGAAGDLIKESNLQSFRADVIDASMQQPILVDFWADWCGPCKQLGPALEKVVKEARGTVKLVKIDVDQNQELAQQLRIQSLPTVYAFYQGQPIDGFQGALPESQLKEFITRVTEAAGVSAPGASTEELLQQAEAQRKEGETEEAMQTYISILEQESENAGAFAGLLRCRIDLGDTEEVEQALEDLNEPLRSSPEIQAVHSALELAREAAESGDADELEARLEANPADHQARFDLAQAHFAQGRKEAAADALLEIIRRQRDWNEGAAREQLVKYFEAWGPTDPVTQDARRRLSSLLFA; encoded by the coding sequence ATGGAGCCTCTCATTGGCCTGTCCTCGTCCGGAAACGGATCACAGGAGCAAGCCGGCGCAGCCGGAGACCTGATCAAGGAATCGAACCTGCAGTCTTTCCGCGCCGATGTCATCGACGCTTCTATGCAGCAGCCCATCCTGGTTGATTTCTGGGCAGACTGGTGCGGTCCCTGCAAGCAGTTGGGCCCGGCACTCGAAAAGGTCGTCAAGGAAGCACGCGGGACGGTCAAGCTGGTCAAGATCGACGTGGACCAGAACCAGGAGCTTGCGCAGCAGTTGCGCATCCAGTCCCTGCCTACGGTCTACGCCTTCTATCAGGGCCAGCCCATCGACGGTTTCCAGGGGGCACTGCCCGAAAGCCAGCTCAAGGAATTCATCACGCGCGTCACCGAGGCTGCAGGGGTCTCCGCACCCGGCGCCTCGACCGAGGAGTTGCTGCAACAGGCCGAAGCCCAGCGCAAGGAAGGGGAGACTGAAGAGGCCATGCAGACCTATATCTCGATCCTTGAGCAGGAATCCGAGAATGCCGGGGCCTTTGCTGGCCTGCTGCGCTGCCGGATTGACCTGGGTGACACGGAGGAAGTCGAGCAGGCGCTGGAAGACCTGAACGAGCCGCTGCGCAGCAGCCCCGAGATTCAGGCCGTGCATTCGGCCCTGGAGCTGGCGCGCGAAGCGGCCGAGAGCGGAGACGCCGACGAATTGGAAGCGCGCCTGGAGGCCAATCCCGCCGATCATCAGGCCCGCTTCGACCTGGCGCAGGCCCACTTCGCCCAGGGCCGCAAGGAAGCCGCGGCCGATGCCCTTCTGGAGATCATCCGCCGCCAGCGCGACTGGAATGAAGGAGCAGCCCGCGAGCAGCTTGTGAAGTACTTCGAGGCCTGGGGCCCCACGGATCCCGTGACCCAGGACGCCCGGCGTCGCCTGTCGTCGCTGCTGTTCGCATGA
- the cobS gene encoding adenosylcobinamide-GDP ribazoletransferase — MLKQWSRDLALALGFLTRLPVTSRGWPSDAERTRALRAYPLAGLLIGLIGGIVYALALWLNLPPLIAALLALATLMKLTGALHEDGLADMSDALGAPVDRARRLEIMRDSRIGTTGTLALIVIVVLKAAALAELAEVEEVVAALIIAAAASRAVLPLAAFFMSPARSDGLGAGLGEPEGGVVLWACGLAVLISLLFSSFGFTFALIGLIALYCLIFLIAMRKIFGGYTGDTMGALQQSVDLLVLLTAAAW, encoded by the coding sequence ATGCTGAAGCAATGGAGTCGTGACCTCGCCCTTGCGCTTGGTTTCCTGACACGCCTGCCCGTGACATCCCGAGGCTGGCCGAGCGATGCAGAACGTACACGCGCGCTCAGGGCCTATCCTCTGGCCGGGCTGCTGATTGGCCTGATCGGCGGGATCGTCTACGCCCTTGCACTCTGGCTCAATCTTCCTCCTCTGATCGCTGCACTGCTGGCCCTGGCCACGCTGATGAAGCTGACCGGCGCGTTACACGAGGACGGTCTGGCCGACATGAGCGATGCCCTGGGGGCCCCGGTCGATCGCGCGCGGCGCCTGGAGATCATGCGCGACAGCCGCATCGGAACCACAGGCACCCTGGCACTGATCGTTATCGTTGTCTTGAAGGCCGCCGCTCTGGCTGAATTGGCCGAGGTGGAAGAGGTCGTTGCCGCGCTTATCATCGCGGCCGCAGCCTCGCGCGCCGTGCTGCCCCTGGCCGCCTTCTTCATGAGTCCCGCGCGCAGTGACGGCCTGGGGGCCGGCCTGGGAGAACCCGAAGGCGGTGTCGTCCTCTGGGCCTGCGGCCTGGCCGTTCTGATTTCCCTGCTTTTCAGTTCTTTCGGCTTTACCTTTGCCCTGATCGGACTTATCGCCCTCTACTGCCTGATCTTCCTGATTGCCATGCGGAAGATCTTCGGCGGTTACACGGGTGACACGATGGGGGCGCTACAGCAGTCCGTGGACCTGCTGGTTCTGCTGACAGCCGCTGCCTGGTAG
- a CDS encoding prolyl-tRNA synthetase associated domain-containing protein — MSETEQNGEVLAQLADGRAPATPEALFDKLDALGIAHRTVEHPPLYTVEESRALRGELPGGHTKNLFLRNKKGGMWLVTCLEDRAIDLKDLGERLGGYRLSFGRPERLMQYLGVIPGAVTPFAVINDHQDAVQMVLDSALLDHDPLNFHPLDNSRTTAVSPKDLLTFLEAVGHYPQVISLD, encoded by the coding sequence ATGAGCGAAACAGAGCAAAATGGCGAGGTCCTGGCCCAGTTGGCCGATGGCCGTGCCCCGGCAACACCGGAAGCCCTTTTCGATAAACTGGACGCGCTGGGCATTGCCCACCGCACAGTGGAGCATCCGCCGCTTTACACCGTTGAGGAATCGCGCGCTCTACGTGGCGAATTGCCGGGTGGACATACCAAGAATCTCTTCCTGCGCAACAAGAAGGGGGGGATGTGGTTGGTCACCTGCCTGGAAGACCGCGCTATCGATCTGAAAGACCTGGGTGAACGCCTGGGCGGCTACCGTCTGTCCTTCGGCCGGCCTGAACGCCTCATGCAGTATCTGGGTGTAATTCCGGGCGCCGTCACGCCCTTTGCCGTCATCAATGACCACCAGGACGCAGTCCAGATGGTCCTGGATTCCGCGCTGCTGGACCATGATCCCCTGAATTTTCATCCCCTGGACAACAGCAGGACAACCGCCGTTTCGCCGAAGGACCTGCTGACCTTCCTCGAGGCGGTCGGACACTATCCGCAGGTGATATCTCTGGACTGA
- a CDS encoding truncated hemoglobin, with amino-acid sequence MSETLYDRLGRKDGIDKLCNRIVDLHLQNEVVNPRYKALTDEETDHAREKVKEFLAAGSGGPVEYTGRSMIETHTGMNVSAAEFVAVVDDIMQAMREMDYPQPVCDEVLGIAYSLKEEIVHR; translated from the coding sequence ATGAGTGAAACGCTTTATGACAGACTAGGCCGCAAGGATGGTATCGACAAGCTCTGTAACCGCATCGTCGATCTCCATCTCCAGAACGAGGTCGTCAATCCCCGATACAAGGCCCTCACCGACGAAGAGACGGATCACGCCCGCGAGAAGGTCAAGGAGTTTCTCGCGGCCGGTTCCGGCGGACCGGTGGAGTACACAGGTCGATCAATGATCGAAACGCATACCGGCATGAACGTCAGCGCGGCCGAATTCGTCGCCGTGGTCGACGACATCATGCAGGCGATGAGGGAGATGGATTATCCGCAGCCGGTCTGCGACGAAGTGTTGGGCATCGCCTATTCGCTCAAGGAAGAAATCGTTCACAGATAA
- a CDS encoding LON peptidase substrate-binding domain-containing protein, with amino-acid sequence MIRDPFGPGFAELPDELPIFPLPGALLLPGGSLPLNIFEPRYLAMVRDALAWPRLIGMIQPRLPAGREDEDSDEDVGAAPVYQIGCAGRIKAFQENGDGRCQITLSGLVRFRVSEELQGHDGYRRIRPDWSAFKEDFSPQSLSQDFERDRLQTILQDYFQLTGLSADWSSIEAAPGERLVTSLSMICPFDPREKQALLEAPDMDKRAEILITILEMAVMEARAGARQH; translated from the coding sequence ATGATTCGGGACCCTTTCGGCCCCGGCTTTGCCGAGCTGCCGGACGAATTGCCCATCTTTCCCCTGCCCGGCGCCCTGTTGTTGCCGGGCGGAAGCCTTCCGCTCAACATCTTCGAGCCGCGCTATCTCGCGATGGTCCGTGATGCGCTGGCCTGGCCGCGCCTGATCGGCATGATCCAGCCCAGACTACCGGCTGGCCGTGAGGACGAGGATTCGGACGAGGACGTCGGTGCGGCACCGGTCTACCAGATCGGCTGCGCCGGGCGCATCAAGGCCTTTCAGGAAAACGGGGACGGACGCTGCCAGATTACGCTGAGCGGGCTTGTGCGCTTTCGGGTTTCCGAGGAGTTGCAGGGTCATGACGGCTATCGCCGCATCCGTCCCGACTGGTCGGCTTTCAAGGAGGACTTCTCCCCACAAAGCCTGTCCCAGGATTTCGAGCGCGATCGCCTGCAGACCATCCTGCAGGACTATTTCCAGTTGACCGGACTGTCTGCCGACTGGTCGTCCATCGAGGCCGCACCGGGAGAACGCCTGGTGACCTCGCTGTCCATGATCTGTCCCTTCGACCCGCGCGAGAAACAGGCTCTGCTCGAGGCACCGGACATGGACAAGCGCGCGGAAATCCTTATCACGATCCTCGAGATGGCCGTGATGGAAGCGCGCGCAGGCGCACGACAACATTGA
- a CDS encoding DUF167 domain-containing protein — protein MQSCEKPYSAKNSGLRLRVRLTPRANRNAVDGLVQDAQGQTLLQLRLKAPPVEGAANKALVNYLASELKLRKGDVEIVAGAKSRVKTLQLSGVPSDLAASLDRLLQDG, from the coding sequence TTGCAGTCGTGTGAAAAGCCCTACAGCGCCAAAAACTCAGGTTTAAGACTTCGGGTTCGCCTTACGCCTAGAGCTAACCGCAATGCAGTGGATGGCCTTGTTCAGGACGCACAGGGACAAACTCTTTTGCAGTTGAGGTTGAAGGCGCCGCCGGTCGAGGGGGCCGCCAACAAGGCGCTGGTCAATTACCTGGCTTCGGAACTGAAACTGCGCAAGGGCGACGTAGAGATCGTCGCAGGCGCAAAGTCGCGGGTGAAGACTCTGCAGCTCAGCGGCGTGCCGAGTGACTTGGCGGCAAGCCTGGACAGGTTGTTGCAAGATGGCTGA
- a CDS encoding lipid-binding SYLF domain-containing protein, translated as MMQCLAVSRSPKNLTTLRRSLTLALCFALTLMVALMQQSATAAADQRQDAADIVTTAETTLKSMLRDPEQGELANYIRQAEAVLIFPRLLKGGFIIGAEGGSGLLVVKGDDGEWSSPAFYTLASGSIGLQIGGQVSEAVFTVMNKSAVQSILDDQVKFGGDVSVALGPMGKGLGASTTTNLDADMLAFSRTEGLFGGGALEGAGMFRKDGLNAAYYDAAGVEPQQIVINRAYHNPQADGLREALRTATQR; from the coding sequence ATGATGCAATGCTTGGCCGTTTCTCGCAGCCCGAAAAACCTGACAACCTTGCGACGCAGTCTGACACTCGCGCTCTGTTTTGCGCTGACTCTCATGGTCGCCCTGATGCAGCAGAGCGCGACGGCCGCTGCCGATCAGAGGCAGGATGCCGCGGACATTGTCACCACGGCCGAGACCACCCTGAAATCCATGCTGCGGGATCCCGAACAGGGCGAATTGGCCAACTACATTCGTCAGGCTGAAGCTGTCTTGATCTTCCCTCGGCTGCTCAAGGGCGGCTTCATCATCGGTGCTGAAGGGGGCAGCGGGCTCCTGGTTGTCAAGGGCGATGACGGTGAGTGGTCTTCACCTGCCTTCTATACCCTGGCGTCTGGCAGCATCGGCCTGCAGATCGGTGGACAGGTATCGGAAGCAGTCTTCACGGTCATGAACAAGTCGGCCGTCCAGTCGATCCTGGATGACCAGGTCAAGTTCGGCGGCGATGTTTCCGTGGCCCTTGGTCCAATGGGTAAGGGATTGGGCGCCAGCACCACCACCAACCTGGATGCCGACATGCTGGCCTTTTCGCGCACCGAGGGCCTCTTCGGTGGCGGCGCCCTGGAAGGTGCAGGCATGTTCCGCAAGGACGGTCTGAATGCCGCATATTACGATGCCGCGGGTGTGGAGCCACAACAGATCGTGATCAACAGGGCCTATCATAATCCGCAGGCGGACGGCCTGCGCGAGGCTCTGCGCACGGCCACACAACGTTAG
- a CDS encoding LysR substrate-binding domain-containing protein produces the protein MPERRTPLPPLDYLIAFEAAALQGSFTAAGEQLNLSQAAVSRKIRLLEEHLGVSLFVRGHRSVQLTPNGKAYLKSVRKALDEIRLASADLRKGQLRPHISIAATQSVSTLWLVPRLSHIRQDNPDIDIDLVSTDEDEECLQGNFDLVILRGEGRWSGYDAELLLDEEIFPVCTKAYGDDIGLETAEDLAQATLIEVASHHSEWMNWRTWLREQQIDPTADTRRFTFNTYALSIQAACDGLGVALGWRHLVDDHLNSGALVRPIPQSVHTGSGYYLLKPRGRALSEAAQTLRDWLFQSVGR, from the coding sequence ATGCCAGAACGACGCACGCCGCTTCCCCCACTGGATTATCTCATAGCATTCGAGGCAGCGGCGCTTCAGGGCAGCTTCACGGCAGCCGGCGAACAGTTGAACCTGAGCCAGGCTGCTGTCAGCCGGAAGATCAGATTGCTGGAAGAGCATCTTGGGGTCAGCCTGTTCGTACGTGGCCATCGTTCCGTCCAGTTGACCCCCAATGGAAAGGCCTATCTCAAAAGCGTGCGGAAGGCGCTGGATGAAATCAGACTTGCCTCTGCGGATCTGCGCAAGGGACAGCTGCGCCCGCACATCAGCATCGCAGCCACCCAGTCGGTCTCGACCCTGTGGCTGGTGCCGAGGCTGAGCCATATCCGACAGGACAATCCGGATATCGATATCGACCTGGTTTCAACGGACGAGGACGAGGAATGTCTGCAGGGAAACTTCGACCTTGTGATCCTGCGAGGGGAAGGACGTTGGTCCGGGTATGACGCCGAACTCCTGCTGGACGAGGAGATCTTTCCCGTTTGCACGAAGGCCTATGGCGACGACATTGGCCTTGAGACGGCAGAGGACCTGGCGCAGGCGACCTTGATCGAAGTGGCCAGCCATCATTCGGAGTGGATGAACTGGCGGACCTGGCTGCGCGAACAACAAATCGATCCGACAGCAGACACGCGCAGATTCACTTTCAACACCTATGCCCTCTCAATCCAGGCGGCCTGCGACGGCCTGGGCGTGGCTCTTGGCTGGCGCCACCTGGTCGACGACCACCTGAATAGCGGGGCACTTGTCCGGCCTATCCCACAGTCTGTCCACACCGGTTCGGGCTATTACCTTCTCAAGCCACGCGGGCGGGCATTGAGTGAAGCAGCACAGACCCTGCGTGACTGGCTTTTCCAATCCGTCGGAAGGTAA
- a CDS encoding universal stress protein has protein sequence MYKKILVPVDLTHAENLTKALDTAAELAKSWKAELCYVGVTPETPSPVAHTPKEYGEKLAAFANKQGESHGVKTDSVYYTSTDPAIDINKTLRKAIEESGADLVVMASHVPNVLDYVWASHGGYIAEHADTSVFIVR, from the coding sequence ATGTACAAGAAGATTCTGGTTCCGGTCGACCTCACCCATGCCGAGAACCTTACAAAAGCCCTCGACACAGCAGCAGAACTGGCCAAGAGCTGGAAAGCGGAACTCTGCTATGTCGGCGTAACGCCGGAAACGCCCTCGCCGGTGGCACATACGCCAAAGGAATATGGCGAGAAACTTGCCGCCTTCGCCAACAAGCAGGGCGAGAGCCACGGCGTAAAGACGGATTCCGTCTACTACACCTCGACGGACCCGGCGATCGACATCAACAAGACCTTGCGCAAGGCGATCGAGGAATCCGGCGCGGATCTGGTGGTCATGGCCAGCCATGTGCCGAATGTCCTGGACTATGTCTGGGCCTCGCACGGCGGCTACATCGCCGAGCATGCCGATACCTCGGTCTTCATCGTGCGCTGA
- a CDS encoding BCCT family transporter: MQEDPNNPNEGEEAVPEPEGATETIDTDYQVGQDNIQPKIGPFGLDIHNPVFVVSGLIVVAFVLLTIIFQDAAGPAFEELRGFLTSRFDWFFLIGGNVFVILCLALIVTPLGNVRLGGKEATPDHSYFGWFSMLFAAGMGIGLMFYGVAEPIAHYGTSMGGTTVEDGVRTDWAPLGAAEGNEVEARRLGMAATIFHWGLHPWAIYAIVALALALFSFNKGLPLTIRSMFYPIFGDKVWGWPGHIIDILAVFATLFGLSTSLGLGATQAIAGLNFVFGLPDSINAQVILIILITAFALISVLRGLEGGVKVLSEINMGLAAILLFFVIVVGPTLAIATGFFSNLLAYGQEVIPLSNPFGRDDDNFRQGWTSFYWAWWISWSPFVGMFIARVSRGRTVREFITCVLLIPSVVSVLWMTAFGGTAITLINEAGMSQIADAALELKLFEMLNGLPLATITSIVGVVLVIVFFVTSSDSGSLVIDTITAGGKVNAPVSQRVFWCTFEGLVAIALLIGGGLGALQAAAVSTGLPFTVVLLLGCYAIVRGLMREPR, from the coding sequence ATGCAGGAAGATCCCAATAACCCCAACGAAGGGGAGGAAGCGGTCCCGGAGCCCGAGGGCGCGACCGAGACAATCGATACCGACTACCAGGTCGGTCAGGACAACATTCAACCCAAGATCGGTCCGTTCGGGCTTGATATCCACAACCCTGTTTTCGTGGTCTCGGGGCTCATCGTGGTTGCCTTCGTGCTGCTCACGATCATCTTCCAGGATGCGGCCGGCCCCGCTTTCGAAGAATTGCGTGGCTTTCTGACATCGCGCTTCGACTGGTTCTTCCTGATCGGGGGCAATGTCTTCGTGATTCTCTGTCTGGCGCTAATCGTCACCCCGCTGGGCAATGTCAGGTTGGGCGGCAAGGAGGCCACCCCAGACCATAGCTATTTCGGCTGGTTCTCCATGCTGTTCGCCGCGGGTATGGGCATCGGCCTGATGTTCTATGGCGTTGCCGAGCCGATTGCACACTACGGCACCTCCATGGGCGGCACGACCGTCGAGGACGGCGTCCGCACGGACTGGGCCCCACTGGGAGCAGCCGAAGGCAACGAAGTGGAGGCCCGCCGCCTGGGTATGGCCGCAACGATCTTCCACTGGGGGCTCCACCCCTGGGCGATCTATGCCATCGTTGCCCTTGCCTTGGCCCTCTTCTCCTTCAACAAGGGCCTGCCGCTGACCATCCGCTCCATGTTCTATCCGATCTTCGGCGACAAGGTCTGGGGCTGGCCGGGCCACATCATCGACATCCTGGCGGTTTTTGCCACGCTGTTTGGCTTGTCGACATCACTGGGATTGGGAGCTACCCAGGCTATTGCGGGGCTGAATTTCGTCTTCGGACTGCCTGACAGTATCAACGCACAGGTAATTCTGATCATCCTCATCACCGCTTTTGCCCTGATATCGGTGCTCCGTGGTCTGGAGGGCGGCGTCAAGGTCCTCTCAGAAATCAACATGGGACTGGCCGCCATCCTTCTGTTCTTCGTCATCGTGGTTGGCCCGACACTTGCCATTGCCACCGGCTTCTTCAGTAATCTTCTGGCATATGGCCAGGAAGTGATTCCACTGTCCAACCCCTTCGGGCGTGACGATGACAACTTCCGTCAGGGCTGGACCTCGTTCTACTGGGCCTGGTGGATTTCCTGGTCACCGTTCGTGGGCATGTTCATCGCCCGCGTCAGCCGTGGCCGCACGGTACGCGAGTTCATCACCTGCGTGCTGCTTATCCCCTCGGTAGTTTCGGTTCTGTGGATGACCGCCTTCGGCGGAACAGCCATTACCCTGATCAACGAGGCCGGCATGAGCCAGATTGCCGATGCGGCACTCGAATTGAAGCTGTTCGAGATGCTGAATGGCCTGCCACTTGCAACCATCACATCCATAGTTGGCGTAGTCCTGGTGATCGTTTTCTTCGTCACCTCATCCGACTCGGGCAGTCTGGTGATTGACACCATCACGGCCGGCGGCAAGGTTAATGCTCCAGTCAGCCAGCGTGTCTTCTGGTGCACCTTCGAGGGTCTGGTGGCGATTGCACTGCTGATCGGCGGTGGACTGGGCGCATTGCAGGCGGCGGCCGTCTCTACCGGTCTGCCGTTTACAGTCGTCTTGCTGCTCGGCTGTTACGCCATCGTGAGGGGCCTGATGCGCGAACCACGCTGA
- a CDS encoding SCO family protein, with product MQSRLLKRALIIFVAGFILLLIGLAAAWYLREPAPPPQSRIDGGSTGEARIGGPFELTDQNGELRRARHFSGQYMLIYFGFTFCPDVCPTALTNMTQALDLLEEGAPAKANQVVPIFITVDPERDTVEEMASYAEHFHPDLVALTGTKDQIAAAAKQYRVYYEKVEDASASNYLMDHSSYIYLMGPEGEYLTHYTHQTPADELAEGLERYIK from the coding sequence ATGCAATCCCGTCTTCTGAAACGTGCGCTCATCATCTTCGTCGCCGGCTTCATCCTGCTGCTGATCGGCCTGGCGGCTGCATGGTACCTGCGCGAGCCCGCACCACCCCCTCAGAGCCGCATAGACGGCGGCAGCACCGGTGAAGCAAGGATCGGCGGGCCTTTCGAATTGACGGACCAGAATGGGGAGCTGCGCCGAGCCCGCCATTTCTCGGGCCAATACATGCTGATCTATTTCGGCTTCACCTTCTGCCCGGATGTCTGCCCCACCGCCTTGACGAACATGACACAGGCCCTGGACCTGCTGGAGGAAGGTGCACCCGCCAAGGCGAACCAGGTGGTGCCAATCTTCATCACCGTCGACCCGGAACGCGACACGGTTGAGGAAATGGCCAGCTATGCCGAGCATTTTCATCCCGACCTTGTTGCCCTGACCGGCACCAAGGATCAAATCGCCGCGGCGGCCAAGCAGTATCGTGTCTACTATGAAAAGGTCGAAGACGCCTCGGCAAGCAACTACCTGATGGATCACTCCTCCTATATCTATCTGATGGGGCCTGAAGGAGAGTACCTGACGCACTATACGCACCAGACCCCAGCCGATGAACTGGCGGAGGGCCTGGAGCGCTATATCAAGTAG